The following coding sequences lie in one Loxodonta africana isolate mLoxAfr1 chromosome X, mLoxAfr1.hap2, whole genome shotgun sequence genomic window:
- the LOC100677372 gene encoding transcription elongation factor A protein-like 3: MEKRYSENEGKLEKEGKPKSEVEPEDEGKSEEEEKAEVAGKPEYQGKLEDEGEPGDEGEPEGRKEKQGKPGDEGKPQDEGKLKSERKPESEPRAAEKRSAEDYVPRKAKRKTDRGTDDPPRDYQEDLHERRLSSEEMMRECGDMSRAQEEIRKKQKMGGFHWMQRDVQDPFPPRGQRGVRGMRGGGRGQRGLHDIPYL, from the coding sequence ATGGAAAAACGCtacagtgaaaatgaaggaaagctgGAAAAAGAGGGAAAACCAAAAAGTGAAGTAGAGCCGGAAGATGAAGGAAAGtcggaagaggaagaaaaggcgGAAGTGGCGGGGAAGCCAGAATACCAGGGGAAGCTAGAGGATGAGGGAGAGCCAGGTGATGAGGGAGAgccagagggaaggaaagaaaagcaggGAAAGCCAGGAGATGAAGGGAAGCCGCAAGATGAGGGCAAGCTGAAGTCTGAGCGAAAGCCAGAGAGCGAGCCCCGGGCTGCTGAAAAGCGCTCGGCTGAAGATTACGTGCCCcggaaagcaaaaagaaaaacagacaggGGGACGGACGACCCCCCCAGGGACTATCAGGAGGATTTACACGAAAGGCGCTTGAGCAGTGAGGAGATGATGAGAGAATGTGGTGATATGTCAAGGGCTCAGGAGGAGataaggaaaaaacagaaaatgggtGGTTTCCATTGGATGCAAAGAGATGTCCAGGATCCATTCCCCCCAAGGGGCCAGCGGGGAGTCAGAGGAATGAGGGGCGGAGGTAGGGGCCAAAGAGGCTTACATGACATCCCATACCTTTAA